A single Triticum dicoccoides isolate Atlit2015 ecotype Zavitan chromosome 2A, WEW_v2.0, whole genome shotgun sequence DNA region contains:
- the LOC119353878 gene encoding glycine-rich RNA-binding protein 3, mitochondrial-like isoform X2 encodes MAFASRMGIVLRRASGSSNSSLLQAVRCMSSSKLFVGGLSYATDDPTLRDAFSGYGDVIEARIIMDRESGRSKGFGFVTYASTEAAAAAISAMDGKDLHGRMIKVGYASDRAGGTRGGGYGTGNYGSGGYGGAGYGSGGGGYAGNGGGYRSGGYVSTGYGSGGGGYVGNGADYGSAGHASGGGYGNAGYGGYSGAAGGGEYSSMNNNAVAGGYGGGDGSYNNASNSGGSGGSYGSGGGIYNNASNSGGSSGGYGGGGGSYNNASNSGGSAGVYGGGGGSYNNASNSGGSAGGYGGGGGSYNNANNSAGSAGSYGGGGGSYNNASNLGGSAGSYGGAGGYSSPNTYGVGNYNSGAGGNAVFGEKTGSFNSAVAGGDNGVNSAGGYNSPNTYGAGNYNSGAGGNAAFGESTGRFSSGNSAVAGGDNGVNSAGGYNSPNTYGAGNYNSGAGGNNSGNFAGNVSGIGNFTGSRNGSSYAGGFGSAETLGASKVQYNGQDDLLGADYFSESEDRHAGRSA; translated from the exons ATGGCTTTTGCTAGTAGGATGGGGATTGTGCTGAGGAGGGCCTCCGGGTCCTCGAATTCGTCGCTGCTCCAGGCAGTAAGGTGCATGTCTTCTTCCAAGCTTTTTGTTGGAG GACTATCATATGCCACAGATGACCCAACTCTCAGGGATGCCTTTTCTGGCTATGGGGACGTCATTGAAG CTAGAATCATCATGGACAGGGAGTCTGGCAGGTCAAAGGGATTTGGATTTGTTACTTATGCATCCACCGAAGCTGCCGCGGCTGCCATTAGTGCCATGGATGGCAAG GACCTTCACGGACGAATGATAAAGGTAGGCTACGCCAGTGACCGTGCTGGTGGGACACGTGGAGGTGGATACGGCACTGGTAATTATGGAAGTGGCGGATATGGCGGCGCGGGATATGGAAGCGGTGGCGGTGGATATGCTGGCAATGGTGGTGGTTACAGAAGTGGCGGATATGTCAGCACGGGatatggaagtggtggtggtggataTGTGGGCAATGGTGCTGATTATGGAAGTGCAGGGCATGCCAGTGGTGGTGGATATGGTAATGCGGGATATGGTGGTTACAGTGGTGCTGCAGGCGGCGGCGAGTATTCTAGCATGAACAACAATGCTGTTGCTGGTGGCTATGGCGGTGGTGACGGAAGCTACAATAATGCCAGCAACTCGGGCGGAAGTGGTGGTAGCTATGGTAGTGGTGGTGGAATCTACAATAATGCGAGCAACTCTGGTGGAAGTTCTGGTGGCTatggcggcggtggcggaagcTACAATAATGCCAGCAACTCGGGTGGAAGTGCTGGTGtctacggcggcggtggcggaagcTACAATAATGCCAGCAACTCGGGTGGAAGTGCTGGTggctacggcggcggtggcggaagcTACAATAATGCCAACAATTCGGCTGGAAGTGCTGGTAGctacggcggtggtggtggaagctACAATAATGCCAGCAATTTGGGTGGAAGTGCTGGTAGCTACGGCGGCGCTGGTGGGTACAGTTCCCCCAACACATATGGCGTGGGCAATTACAACAGCGGAGCTGGCGGCAATGCAGTCTTCGGCGAAAAGACCGGCAGTTTC AATTCTGCTGTTGCTGGTGGCGACAACGGCGTCAACAGCGCTGGTGGGTACAATTCTCCCAACACCTATGGTGCCGGCAACTACAACAGTGGAGCTGGCGGCAATGCAGCCTTTGGCGAAAGCACTGGCCGTTTCAGCAGCGGGAATTCTGCTGTTGCTGGTGGCGACAACGGCGTCAACAGTGCTGGTGGGTACAATTCTCCCAACACCTATGGCGCCGGCAACTACAACAGTGGAGCTGGTGGCAACAACAGCGGCAACTTTGCTGGAAATGTGAGCGGCATCGGCAACTTTACTGGCAGCCGCAATGGCAGCAGCTATGCCGGAGGATTTGGCAGCGCCGAGACCCTTGGAGCTAGCAAGGTGCAGTACAACGGCCAAGACGACCTGCTGGGTGCTGACTACTTCTCCGAGTCGGAGGACCGTCATGCGGGCAGGTCAGCGTAA
- the LOC119353879 gene encoding fasciclin-like arabinogalactan protein 2: MERLAGAAVASCMILLLLLVPCAQFQGQPPEAPEEAWAEGQPPEALEDALTMLLSEGGCGAFAALVARTAGVGDTFREQIGSDLGLTILCPDDEAVGAFVPRFHSLTVDEQAGLLLYHGLRMAYSEELHSRVYWLWEVLTLDGEQTLIINHYRGRAILSPWPPSSQNEARITKTVVDDDHLAVYLIDAVLIPTESKKPDFFWDFLGPFLLVIAGLLALFLLWHALVYLCSLVCRLRRWCKDRATAYVSAARVNPHGQQEH, encoded by the exons ATGGAgcggctcgccggagccgccgtcgccTCCTGCATGATCTTGCTCCTCCTGCTCGTCCCCTGCGCCCAGTTCCAGGGGCAACCACCCGAGGCGCCGGAGGAGGCTTGGGCCGAGGGGCAACCACCGGAGGCGTTGGAGGACGCTTTGACGATGCTCTTGTCCGAGGGCGGGTGCGGCGCCTTCGCCGCCCTCGTCGCCAGGACGGCCGGCGTGGGCGACACGTTCCGCGAGCAGATCGGCAGCGACCTGGGGCTCACCATTCTCTGCCCTGACGACGAGGCGGTGGGGGCGTTCGTCCCGAGGTTCCATAGCCTCACTGTCGACGAGCAGGCCGGGCTCCTCCTGTACCACGGGCTGAGGATGGCTTACTCCGAGGAGCTGCACAGCCGGGTCTACTGGTTGTGGGAGGTGTTGACGCTTGATGGGGAGCAGACACTCATCATCAATCACTACAGAGGCAGGGCGATACTTTCTCCGTGGCCGCCGTCGTCACAGAACGAGGCCAGGATCACCAAGACTGTCGTCGATGACGACCATCTTGCCGTCTACCTCATCGACGCCGTGCTGATTCCGACAGAGTCGAAGAAGCCTGACTTCTTCTGGGACTTTTTGGGACCTTTCCTGCTTGTTATCGCTGGGCTCCTGGCGCT ATTCTTGCTGTGGCATGCGCTTGTATATCTTTGTTCTCTTGTGTGCCGGCTCAGAAGATGGTGCAAGGATCGCGCTACTGCCTATGTTTCGGCCGCCCGTGTCAATCCACATGGGCAACAAGAACATTAG
- the LOC119353878 gene encoding glycine-rich cell wall structural protein 1.8-like isoform X1, giving the protein MAFASRMGIVLRRASGSSNSSLLQAVRCMSSSKLFVGGLSYATDDPTLRDAFSGYGDVIEARIIMDRESGRSKGFGFVTYASTEAAAAAISAMDGKDLHGRMIKVGYASDRAGGTRGGGYGTGNYGSGGYGGAGYGSGGGGYAGNGGGYRSGGYVSTGYGSGGGGYVGNGADYGSAGHASGGGYGNAGYGGYSGAAGGGEYSSMNNNAVAGGYGGGDGSYNNASNSGGSGGSYGSGGGIYNNASNSGGSSGGYGGGGGSYNNASNSGGSAGVYGGGGGSYNNASNSGGSAGGYGGGGGSYNNANNSAGSAGSYGGGGGSYNNASNLGGSAGSYGGAGGYSSPNTYGVGNYNSGAGGNAVFGEKTGSFSSGHSAVAGGNNGSAGGNNFPNTYGAGNYNSGAGGNAVFGEKTGSFSSGHSAVAGGNNGSAGGNNFPNTYGAGNYNSGAGGNAAFGESTGRFSSGNSAVAGGDNGVNSAGGYNSPNTYGAGNYNSGAGGNNSGNFAGNVSGIGNFTGSRNGSSYAGGFGSAETLGASKVQYNGQDDLLGADYFSESEDRHAGRSA; this is encoded by the exons ATGGCTTTTGCTAGTAGGATGGGGATTGTGCTGAGGAGGGCCTCCGGGTCCTCGAATTCGTCGCTGCTCCAGGCAGTAAGGTGCATGTCTTCTTCCAAGCTTTTTGTTGGAG GACTATCATATGCCACAGATGACCCAACTCTCAGGGATGCCTTTTCTGGCTATGGGGACGTCATTGAAG CTAGAATCATCATGGACAGGGAGTCTGGCAGGTCAAAGGGATTTGGATTTGTTACTTATGCATCCACCGAAGCTGCCGCGGCTGCCATTAGTGCCATGGATGGCAAG GACCTTCACGGACGAATGATAAAGGTAGGCTACGCCAGTGACCGTGCTGGTGGGACACGTGGAGGTGGATACGGCACTGGTAATTATGGAAGTGGCGGATATGGCGGCGCGGGATATGGAAGCGGTGGCGGTGGATATGCTGGCAATGGTGGTGGTTACAGAAGTGGCGGATATGTCAGCACGGGatatggaagtggtggtggtggataTGTGGGCAATGGTGCTGATTATGGAAGTGCAGGGCATGCCAGTGGTGGTGGATATGGTAATGCGGGATATGGTGGTTACAGTGGTGCTGCAGGCGGCGGCGAGTATTCTAGCATGAACAACAATGCTGTTGCTGGTGGCTATGGCGGTGGTGACGGAAGCTACAATAATGCCAGCAACTCGGGCGGAAGTGGTGGTAGCTATGGTAGTGGTGGTGGAATCTACAATAATGCGAGCAACTCTGGTGGAAGTTCTGGTGGCTatggcggcggtggcggaagcTACAATAATGCCAGCAACTCGGGTGGAAGTGCTGGTGtctacggcggcggtggcggaagcTACAATAATGCCAGCAACTCGGGTGGAAGTGCTGGTggctacggcggcggtggcggaagcTACAATAATGCCAACAATTCGGCTGGAAGTGCTGGTAGctacggcggtggtggtggaagctACAATAATGCCAGCAATTTGGGTGGAAGTGCTGGTAGCTACGGCGGCGCTGGTGGGTACAGTTCCCCCAACACATATGGCGTGGGCAATTACAACAGCGGAGCTGGCGGCAATGCAGTCTTCGGCGAAAAGACCGGCAGTTTCAGTAGTGGGCATTCTGCTGTTGCTGGTGGCAACAACGGCAGCGCTGGTGGGAACAATTTCCCCAACACGTATGGTGCCGGCAACTACAACAGCGGAGCTGGCGGCAATGCAGTCTTCGGCGAAAAGACCGGCAGTTTCAGCAGTGGGCATTCTGCTGTTGCTGGTGGCAACAACGGCAGCGCTGGTGGGAACAATTTCCCCAACACATATGGTGCAGGCAA CTACAACAGTGGAGCTGGCGGCAATGCAGCCTTTGGCGAAAGCACTGGCCGTTTCAGCAGCGGGAATTCTGCTGTTGCTGGTGGCGACAACGGCGTCAACAGTGCTGGTGGGTACAATTCTCCCAACACCTATGGCGCCGGCAACTACAACAGTGGAGCTGGTGGCAACAACAGCGGCAACTTTGCTGGAAATGTGAGCGGCATCGGCAACTTTACTGGCAGCCGCAATGGCAGCAGCTATGCCGGAGGATTTGGCAGCGCCGAGACCCTTGGAGCTAGCAAGGTGCAGTACAACGGCCAAGACGACCTGCTGGGTGCTGACTACTTCTCCGAGTCGGAGGACCGTCATGCGGGCAGGTCAGCGTAA